The sequence TTggtttactttttattttatcattcatCAAAAGaagatagaataaaatttcacagagatagttacttttttcctaataaaattcaaataaaattccaatttattgattaaaaaatttataaaaacaaaatcatttaaaaatgaaattaacaaAAAGCTGGTTTTTGGGAGGATTAATTTTACTCTTTTACAGTTAAttcaagtaacaaaaaaaaatttagaacacATCAGGATATTGTTTATgacaaaatttcttaaattttttattttctatattgaaaagttttttgtCATCTGAGTTtctgtcaaaaataaatttaacacaagtttataaaaataaaagaaaaatataccaTTAATTGTTTTCCTTCCTCATTGAACATAATAGAGTCCACTGACtgatgtatataaacaccATCTCCTAATTCatcaatgtaaaaattcaGGTCTGTGACGTACTTGTGTATACTTTCAAAAGCCAAATAAAACCTTGTGAGTATGTCTGAAAAGTTATTCCGGAGCTCCTCATCAGTCTCTTGAAGTATCTGAAAGAAGATTTATACCTATCGAAGATATATTTcctatgttttgtaacaataacattcttcataaaaatttttcttagaattttttatataatctttttgtaaagtgtttgtataattttataacttttcagaaaatttctcagattctttataaaaagttttaggGCATTATCAGAAATGTTGAGAAAAGTTTATACTTTTCtagaatttttcatgtaaattgAGAAATATCCTAGAATTTCACAGATTTAtcattctataaaatttctgataaatttgaaaaaatttaaagtattttgagaaattataagaaatcttagaaattgtagaatatttcagaatttacatatataaaaaattcaaagaaaagatgtaaattttctcaatatatcTAAAGTGTTTCAAatacaaattcaaaaaaaaaaatttcttatctaggatataatataattaacttattaaaaactagaaaaaatgCTGATATTTACTGAGTCATCTTCTATCTTTTGTTCATAAACGGTGGCTGCCTTAAAGTATGCAAAGTCGATTATAATAGATCCATACTTCTGTATCAGTTGCTTCGAATCCAAGCTGTAATAATAGGAAAGCAATTATCAAGTGTAtttgtataacattatataatttatataacaataaagttTCTCTTTTTGTACAAACTtgacacaatatttatattcatttaacaaagtttacgattaaattaacctttatttgtaatacaCTTTATTTAGCTGTatccataaaaaatgtaatattatgtctgttattaaatcaataagatACTTCCTAACAAACTGACCTAAAGACTGGCGGTACGTAGTCCTTCAGTCGCATCAATTCAGCTATGATAGCATTCCCACGAGATACCAGCCGCAACAAGTTTTGCCCGCAAACATTGTTGGCTGCCAAAAAGTCGcccatttctttttttttaaataatttaggcGATTTTAACGATCATCTCTTATAAGACGGGAGAGAACAAGGGATCATCAGCGTTTGACAGAAGGCAACGAGGAAGTTTGACATCTGATCGTCTTTCTCCTCCCAAAATTTATGCTCCGGAATTCGTCTTTACCGTCAGTTCCGTCGTTCACCTTTTGCTTCTCATTTTAGCCGTAATGTGTTGAAAGACGAattcttttctatattatCCTTTATAAAGTTGGTTATGTGCTacgaaacaatttttgtttacgcaaaaaaacctaaattatattgtattaaaagcACGTGTAATGTGCCTGtataacgtatatatttttatttctatagtatattttttacttcttgtTGCGCAACTTCTGTATTTATTGAGTTTCATAAGTGGTCAAGGTGGTTGTCGCTAGATGGCGTTGAATATCCATGCCTGAAGCGCACCCTTCGTACTAATCGTACAGATCGTACTTCagttctaataataaaaaaaacatatggACGCTTCCGCGTGCATTTGAGGGAATTCCATTCAACAGCATCTCGCTTGGCGTGTCTCGATTGtgagaaagaattaaaatattctggaTCGTGCGAGAGAATTGCATAGGATGCAGAATCGCCGCGAAATGCCTGGATCGTCGCGCATCTCTCTCATCTCCGCGGCGTCCCGAGTAATTTGATGTGACAGCAAGCCCTCGGATGCCCTACAAGTCTTCCCTCCCCTTCGCGAATGTCACGGTAAACGCGTCTTTTCCCGCTCCCTCGTAAAATTTCGCGAAACGCATTCGTAACGCGTTTCAAAGACTGATGGCCACGCTTGCTGAGGTTTTCTGGCGTTGACTTAGACTGATTTAGACAACGTGACAACCTTCCCTTCATCGGTTACAATGGAGGTGAGAGCTCGTTgcattataacaattaatacaaAGAATCAGTTGCACAGTCAATCgcgaatgaaaataaaaattaaaaaaaaaacggtaatTGATTTGTGAAGGGgcagataattttttgtatattttagatCTACACACGTTGGGccacatttattaatttttattaacttttacatataaaaaaaattcagttttatatttaacgtttttagaaaatatttgcttatataaaatttacatataaataactatttatgCAATGCTCTTACAATTAGtttttcaatgaaattttgtgtgtaaggggttaatatttaaacttgaTTTTGAGCACACtctgattaatttaatcaacttttagcattttattaacatgaatatagttttatttttttttaagagaagaCTAGATTAAGATCAACAAATTGtcaaattattagaaatcttGTTATTAGCAATTGCTGATTAGCttaattaaagtttgattGAAATTAGCCTcagaaaactaatttttttaaatattcaatgtaTTTTAAGGATTTCTTGATTCTAGagagataattttgttgataaattgagttgtaatgtaatttcttCTGTTTACAGCCAAATCCTCAAGTTCCTTTGCCATTAGAACCCATAAAATCGAATCAGGTTGAGGATAGACGTCTGTGGGTGGGCAATTTAGATTTAAGAATTAATGAGTAAGTATTTACATTATGGTAATATctcttttacataataaactCTCATGTAATGTTTTTGTGAGCTTGAGGCATGTGTTAAAACAACAAAGTTTGAAAGGAAAAACTAACGCTCTTTTTGTCAACCGGTACCAACTCCTGAAACTCGTCCAACAATACGGCACAATCGAAAAGTTCGACTTGCTGTTTCATCGGTCGGGGCCTCAAGCTGGTCAGCCAAGAGGATACGCGTTTGTTACTTACAAAACAATTCAAGATGCTAGAAGGGCGAAGGATGCTTTACACGACTTGAAAGTTGGAGCTAAGAACATTATTGTTCGATGGGCACATAGTGTCACTGAGGTATATTTTCACATTTGTATCTATAATTACTAAGATATAACTCATTCCTTTCCactgtttataaaattctttttctccatgtgtagttaatattatttaaaatataaaatagatattttatagatataaaataattgaaatcaaACAAGTCTAAAGgtattttgttgtaaataaagttttaaaataatattcaaatctaTAACTTTgctcttatatatattacatgcagagaaaaatgtataataaagatttgaagataaatttttctttcccgaAAATTGAACTTGAATTAGTTTAGTTTTTGTAAGaaactcattaattattaataacacaaGTATACTtcaaacttttataattataatttaaaaaatatttaatttcgaataactacaaaaaattaatcatataaaaaataaaattgtttagtcAGAGATGGATAAACCGAAGCCAAAGATAGATATTCCTGCCTTAGCTGgtgcaaaaaaagaagataaaaagataaggtaataacttgttttttttttacaattgggaataattatttaattgaaatctcTGTACGAACTTTAGTCAAAACCTATTATTTTTCCGCAGTCGTGAAACGGCAATTCAAGCTATCGAAGCAAAACTCAAGCTGATGAAAGAATCAGAAGAAGAGTTTGAATTAAACAAACCGCTGGAAGGGTCACCGATTATACAACTGTACCAAAAACCAGAGAATCAAAAACCGTCCACTTCCACGCGATACTACAGTCGTGGGAACCACTATCATCATAACAAGCCGTACAGTCGTCATAAGTCgagaagataatttttgtgcatttcatatttttttctagcttatatatattcatttatcaACTAACCGTTCATTATCATATTTGtttcataatatttgtattatttataaagcaacacttatatttaatactgtttattaaagatattttgtcCTCGtgtataaaaagaaacattttgtatatattttcatgttatgACGCTGACATGTCTGAGCGATTTGCAGATATATTGATCTCTACAAGCGAGAAAATATGAGAAGCATAGagttacacaaatattttgcatCATCCATGatacaacattttaatacatatgtGTCAATATGTGGtgtattttcataatatagaGTAAAATGGTACAATTTCGAATTTTCcagatacatttttattttttgaacataaaatacaagctttaaaataattagaaagttTGTGATCTGAATTGGTTAATACGaatataaaaaggaaattattaatgtaactaaagtcaattttattctaaaagtttttaaaaatatatgcaataagTAAAAGTTCCGAGtacaatttgtattttgtaaataaaacgaTTTTTAGCGCTATTTTGTGatgacaaaagaaaaatagacaaaaagaaataatattattactcgAAATTATGCCTTTATTCAGATTTGTACATAAACATTTGAATAAAAGGAAGAGATTTTCTGATCAAAAAGAATAGCTTTtctcacaaatttttacacaggAGTACTAATAAGCAAACAAATGATTGTTGATATCATACAAAGAGATCAGATTTTCCAAACCTGAACTTCAAAGATCTTACTCCATTCAGAATTGTACCAAGTTTGAAATTGTAGTATGTTACCCTACGGAGATCCTTTTTATAACGAGCGCATACATGACATGCtttggaataaaatgagaGATAAGTTACTTCCATTAGTCATATTTTTGGACAAAGATATACATGCCAtccacacaacacacacatacagaaTCACACGTTTGTACatgtaatacaattataatacaagtgtaacaagaatttttaacaactatAGCTTGTCTACTCTTTTTCCTGTAGTCTctgtattacaatttttgcaCGCATGTGATCTGGCAGAGGTACTATCCCAGGACATGGCACTTGGTCTAGCACATGACATATACAACTCCTATCACAACCGACTCCAAAGTTTGCTGGATTATCCTTCTTCTCCTGAGCTAGGGTCTCCTTGAGTAATACCTCCTTAGATTTTCCCACTACTCTCACGAGATGCTCGAGTATTTCGTCCTTAGTTTTGCTATCTAAGTCTATTAACATTGTCTTGCCATTCTCTGCAAAATACACTTTTCACATCAGAATTCCTCTAGTAATATCTCAatcaaaaatagatttttcgCTACCTGTGCACCAAAAATAATCCTTTTCTCATTTATCAATTCACATTGAAGATTAACATTTTGATGCACAGgtaacaaaaaacattgtataatatgtaagaGTGAAAGCATTCGCCTTTAGTTTGTGCATCCATTTCCCGCACTTGTGGACAATTAGCTAATTCACCACAATTATTGTACAAactattacagaatatttACTACAAATTTTGTTAGTAAAAATACAACCAACTTTGTTAACAGaatttaatagtaaataaacTGCAGAATTCAAGTAGAATTTATCATCTCCAGAGttgttatttgaaaaatagcGAAAATTTGGaagttattcttttaattacttatttagcacttacattattaattaatcatctTTATTCAATATCTACTTGATCaagtttttatgaaaatgatCTTATCATGTTTTGctatttctgtttgatatattatgtaatagtttaattttagtttttgtttttatatatacatattttttcacaaaaaaggaaatagaaaagtaaaactcaaaaagttatatagaagaatatatatattgagatTTGTTTTAGTAGGAATATTGTTAAGTAGAATACTGTTAAGAAActgatagaaataaataactttacaATAGCAGCTTAAATGAGTCTGATTAAAACAGCTTCAccataaaattagataaaattttgataaagtttAATCTGTTTTTACCATATTCTATCAGTTTTTTAAACAGTTTGCAacctaaatataaaaaagtaaaaaaggtTTTAATTATGCATTCTCATTTAAAACAATGTTAATGCAAGAAAAATGGATAGCGTTCCAAGCGTTAAGTATAAATCTcgtttgaaattataattaaatctgaaCGATTACCATAGTAGCACTTTATGAACGGCGACGGGGTTATGTTCTTAAAAGTAACGATCTGCACATTCGGATTTTTGTACTGCAACTGCGGTAGATGCCAAAACACAAAGTCTCTGTAAGAAGGAAATagacaaaaaaagtttattaaaacacAAACAAAGTGATTGCTAATTACATTCATTTCTCGTCTCGTAATAACATAACCTCCGTACCTCGTACCCTCGTGATGATCGCCGTGAGTGTTGTAATTGATGGATAATATTTGTATCTTGTCCTTTAGGACCAATTTACCAGCCATCAGGTACTTCACCGTCCGCCGTATCGGCTCCTTGCCTATCATAAACGGCATCCTGCGCGATTTTGTCTACCTCGCTCCCCGGAGTCTTTCGCCAACTTCGATTATCAGAGTTTGATTAACGTAAGATTATTTTGGCTCTACGATATACTAGTTAAGttatcgaaattaaaaaattattttactgctTTAGGTTAGTTTTAAgtgaataacttttaaacgaataagtagatttaaatattctaaataaactCTTGCTTGAATTaactttataagaattaacttttgttattttcatcaaatttacaattaaatgctACAAAACGAGATTTTACGAGAAAAGAATCAagagcaaacaaaaaattaaataacttttaaagagAATTGCACTCAAATTCTACGtgaaatctttaaatttttggtaTGCTTTGAGATGTGACATATCCCTGATCGACAGACAAAATTTCTGAACATTCTGAATTACCAACAGCAAAACTTATAAACTGATCGTCACTGATCGtgctattttgtttttctcatTCTCTGCAAAgtgttatttatgtaaaatataatactttaattaacaattaagttttctaatgaaaataattagaagATTAGGTTAGGAATCATCAGTTTCAAGTTTGGCTATAAAGTTGCTGCTCTTAAAATTCAATTGATCGATCAAGCTAAGCAGAAATGATGAAACCGATCCTCGTCGGTTTGTTTACTCACACTCTCGTTGTCGCTTTTCGTCCGATTATCTTAACGACCTCTCGCTTTTCCGCCGCCGGTTCGAACACGTGTTCTGGAATCCGagttcttcctctttctctttctttctctctctttctctttctttctctcctttcccTTTCGTCGTGGCGAAGTCGCAACAGCTACGTAGCCGCGTGGAGGTGAAATCAGTATCGGTAGTATCGGTACTGTCAGTGTCGCTTCAAACTTCCGTGTGTCGTGTCTCACCTTACGGTAAGTCGTCGGTTTTTTTGCTGTTTGTCCGAACCACCATCAGATATggaaatgataaatatatataaagttgcGCGTGATTCATCTCTTTCgacgttttattttacacgTTCCACCTGCGTCTGATGTAATCTGAGGCCATATGGCAAATCGCAACCCCCGGTAGCCGTACAAACTTTTCAACCTTTTTCAGAAGTTGCGGCGCACCTTGAGGTAACAGCAAGATGAACGGGAATCAGATACGGCAAGCGTTTATACAATTCTTCAAAGACAAGGGTCACGAGTACGTGCACTCGAGCTCGACAATACCCCACGATGATCCGACCTTGCTCTTCACGAATGCCGGAATGAATCAGGTATCATATATCCCGCTAACTCTTGTACTGAATTCACTCTTAAGCATTCACGATCGACATCTTTTCATTTCGTTGCGAACGTGTTTCAGTTCAAGCCGATATTCTTAGGAACGGTCGATCCCAACAGTGACATGGCAAAATGGGTGCGCGCTGTCAACAGCCAGAAGTGCATCCGTGCTGGAGGCAAGCATAACGATCTGGACGACGTTGGGAAAGATGTCTATCATCACACGTTTTTTGAGATGCTGGGAAATTGGTCCTTCGGCGATTATTTCAAGGTAATATTGATATGTGTGtcgttattttaacatatatataaatcatattttttttaattaacttttaatttatgtttatatcttttcttttagaaaGAGATATGCAAATGGGCTTGGGAGTTTTTGACAGAAATCTTGAAACTACCAGCTGATAGATTATACGTGACATACTTTGGTGGTGATAAAAAGAGTGGATTGGCATCTGATGACGAGTGCAAGAATTTATGGCTTTCTCTTGGGTACTATTTAACCattttaaactataatttatagtttacaGGATATTTGACAAGCAGAAGAAAATTTGAGAAGTGATTCTAAATAGTATAAGATGAAAATCAggaataacaaaattgtaattaaccCTATAGTgctattcttttttacatttttttgtgatgGAAAATAGTTGaactaacattttaatttacttaacattttattaaatattttaagtattccTTCATCAAAATTTTGCGTTcatcaaaaagaattttttaaattattttaaaaaataatagtgtttttctacataattttGCATGTAGAATTCGAATGTTTAACAAACGTTGAAACTTAATGTGACAGATAATTTCTGTGGTCAGATTCGGATTCAATATACATAGGAAAACACTTCTCAATAGACTGGATTTTGCAAACCTgtgttataaatgtttaaatgttcatgtgttttgaattaaatattcaccTTTATgtgaatatttaaacatttataattaaaactataattgaaattttgttattcttttttcttattatttggAATCGGTTCTTAAATTGTCTCTCACCAAATATCCTGTACATactttgaatttataattttacgattatctccaattttaagtaattttttagttctttctatctcattttttgaaattggtatatttaaaattagtatatatattgtaattttctatACTATACGTTATTTGaagttaaagttttaaaatgtaaatctgCAGAATACCTGCCTCGCATGTTTTACCGGGCAACATGAAGGACAACTTTTGGGAAATGGGTGAGACTGGGCCCTGTGGACCTTGCAGTGAGCTACATTACGATCGTATTGGTGGCAGAGAGGCGGCTCATCTTGTAAATATGGATGATCCTGATGTTTTAGAGATCTGGAATCTGGtgtttattcaatataataggtattcaaaatttgtaaactGTAACATATTCATTTGAAGGTCTCTCGtataatcttaattaatattccagAGAATCAGACGGCAGTCTTAAATCGTTACCGAAAAAGCATATAGACTGCGGCTTGGGTTTAGAACGATTGGTATCGGTGATTCAAAATAAACGCGCTAATTATGATACCGATCTGTTTACGCCTTTGTTCACCGCGATCGAAAAAGGTACGGGCGCCCCGCCCTATCAAGGTAGAGTCGGAGCCGACGATGTTGACGGTGTTGATATGGCGTATAGAGTTCTGGCCGATCATGCTCGAACTATTACAATTGCTCTGGCAGATGGAGGAATGCCTGATAATACTGGTAGAGGGTAAGTAatacttgaaattttatcttacCTTCGCGCTTTTTAAtgcaattgaatttatttcatctaaatataattatctttatttcgaT is a genomic window of Monomorium pharaonis isolate MP-MQ-018 chromosome 7, ASM1337386v2, whole genome shotgun sequence containing:
- the LOC105839186 gene encoding probable RNA-binding protein 18 isoform X2 encodes the protein MEPNPQVPLPLEPIKSNQVEDRRLWVGNLDLRINEYQLLKLVQQYGTIEKFDLLFHRSGPQAGQPRGYAFVTYKTIQDARRAKDALHDLKVGAKNIIVRWAHSVTESEMDKPKPKIDIPALAGAKKEDKKISRETAIQAIEAKLKLMKESEEEFELNKPLEGSPIIQLYQKPENQKPSTSTRYYSRGNHYHHNKPYSRHKSRR
- the LOC105839186 gene encoding probable RNA-binding protein 18 isoform X1; amino-acid sequence: MVISLLHNKLSCNVFVSLRHVLKQQSLKGKTNALFVNRYQLLKLVQQYGTIEKFDLLFHRSGPQAGQPRGYAFVTYKTIQDARRAKDALHDLKVGAKNIIVRWAHSVTESEMDKPKPKIDIPALAGAKKEDKKISRETAIQAIEAKLKLMKESEEEFELNKPLEGSPIIQLYQKPENQKPSTSTRYYSRGNHYHHNKPYSRHKSRR
- the LOC105839185 gene encoding probable 28S ribosomal protein S25, mitochondrial, producing MPFMIGKEPIRRTVKYLMAGKLVLKDKIQILSINYNTHGDHHEGTRDFVFWHLPQLQYKNPNVQIVTFKNITPSPFIKCYYENGKTMLIDLDSKTKDEILEHLVRVVGKSKEVLLKETLAQEKKDNPANFGVGCDRSCICHVLDQVPCPGIVPLPDHMRAKIVIQRLQEKE